From Halotia branconii CENA392, the proteins below share one genomic window:
- a CDS encoding ABC transporter permease, translating to MPPEVVYTPESMLRHPKQLFWQMWRDLLASRELAWRLMIRDLSAQYRQSFLGIAWAFLPPMIMAAGFTLANKANVINVGATDLPYPAYVMFSTALWQTFVEALNGPVQAVTVAKPMLARVNFPREALILAKVGEVFFNFAVKLILIIALFIWFRIPITWTVILTPVPLVNLILLGTFLGVLLAPLGVLYQDISKGLTLITGFWLFLTPVVYPVPRDGTFGFLVQMNPVTPLLVTARDLATTGVVSDPNRFWLVSAITLVGLLLTWIAFRLAMPFVVERVSS from the coding sequence ATGCCGCCTGAGGTAGTTTATACACCTGAAAGTATGCTTAGGCATCCTAAGCAATTATTTTGGCAAATGTGGCGAGACTTGCTAGCTTCTCGCGAACTCGCTTGGCGATTGATGATCAGAGATCTTAGCGCTCAATATCGTCAATCTTTTTTAGGAATAGCTTGGGCTTTTTTACCGCCCATGATTATGGCCGCTGGTTTTACCCTTGCCAATAAAGCCAATGTTATTAATGTTGGTGCAACAGATTTACCTTATCCGGCTTATGTCATGTTCAGCACAGCATTGTGGCAAACATTTGTTGAGGCTTTAAACGGGCCAGTGCAAGCCGTGACAGTAGCAAAACCCATGTTAGCCAGAGTTAACTTTCCGCGAGAGGCACTGATTTTAGCAAAGGTAGGCGAAGTATTTTTTAACTTTGCTGTCAAGCTAATTTTAATCATAGCGTTGTTTATCTGGTTTCGTATTCCCATCACTTGGACAGTAATTTTAACTCCAGTACCGTTAGTTAATTTAATTTTGTTGGGAACGTTTCTTGGAGTTTTATTAGCTCCTTTGGGGGTGTTATATCAAGATATATCTAAAGGACTAACTTTAATTACAGGTTTTTGGTTATTTTTGACTCCTGTAGTTTATCCAGTTCCCAGAGATGGAACTTTTGGGTTTTTAGTCCAAATGAATCCTGTCACTCCTCTTTTGGTAACAGCACGAGATTTAGCCACAACAGGAGTAGTATCAGATCCTAATCGTTTTTGGTTAGTAAGTGCCATTACTCTAGTAGGGTTACTATTAACCTGGATTGCATTTCGTCTGGCGATGCCTTTTGTGGTTGAGAGAGTTAGTTCTTAA
- a CDS encoding ABC transporter ATP-binding protein, which produces MTKLIDQKISVQPQDTEVFVSVDNVSKKFCRDLKSSLFYGVQDIATELVGSNRKSDTLRPKEFWALKDVSFQLRRGEAIGLVGSNGAGKSTLLRIISGLIKPDTGSVKVKGKLAPLIALGAGFNPILTGRENIYANMSILGLATKEIKERFQDVIDFSGIGDAIDAPVQTYSSGMAARLGFACAVYIEPDVLLIDEVLAVGDIKFRMKCHKKLAQLRENGTAFVLVSHNAHSILNVCKSSIYLSKGQLITYGETELVIRKYEEDLCLNGAESALGRMVLPEKSEAESMGLDFTSVFFRDEQGKSLETLFSGEPASLCVECKAHQKIDQANLSVLVTALSGENDRVLHLTTASDNEELTILPGKSEIQMYMPYCSLIPGVYSAKIYIRRGVQSFDMIESFRFTVKTNKTVSRCLFYQPRTWKVISS; this is translated from the coding sequence ATGACTAAATTAATAGATCAAAAAATTTCTGTTCAGCCTCAAGATACTGAAGTATTTGTTTCAGTCGATAACGTTTCTAAAAAATTTTGTAGAGACTTAAAGAGTTCTTTATTCTATGGTGTTCAAGATATTGCCACAGAGTTAGTAGGAAGTAACAGAAAAAGTGATACTTTGCGTCCAAAGGAGTTTTGGGCACTTAAAGATGTGAGCTTTCAATTGCGGCGTGGAGAAGCTATAGGGTTAGTAGGCTCAAACGGTGCTGGAAAAAGTACCCTATTACGTATTATTAGTGGCTTAATTAAACCTGATACTGGCTCTGTAAAAGTTAAAGGCAAGCTGGCTCCATTAATTGCTCTGGGGGCAGGGTTCAACCCCATATTGACAGGACGAGAAAATATATATGCCAATATGTCAATTCTGGGTCTAGCCACTAAAGAAATCAAAGAAAGATTTCAAGATGTGATAGATTTTTCCGGAATTGGAGATGCGATTGATGCACCAGTACAAACTTATAGTTCTGGGATGGCAGCTAGACTGGGATTTGCTTGTGCAGTGTATATAGAACCAGATGTTTTACTAATTGATGAAGTATTGGCTGTAGGAGATATAAAATTTAGGATGAAGTGCCATAAGAAGTTGGCTCAACTTCGAGAGAATGGCACGGCTTTTGTGTTAGTTTCTCATAATGCTCATAGCATCCTCAATGTATGTAAATCTTCAATTTATTTATCAAAAGGTCAGTTAATTACTTATGGTGAAACCGAATTAGTAATTCGGAAATATGAAGAAGACCTGTGTCTCAATGGCGCAGAGAGTGCTTTAGGAAGAATGGTTCTGCCCGAAAAGTCTGAAGCAGAAAGTATGGGTTTAGATTTTACCTCTGTATTTTTTAGAGATGAGCAAGGAAAGTCTCTAGAAACATTATTTTCAGGTGAACCTGCTTCTTTATGTGTCGAATGTAAAGCTCATCAAAAAATTGATCAAGCCAATTTAAGCGTTTTAGTAACAGCTTTATCAGGGGAAAATGATCGAGTTTTGCATCTAACTACTGCTAGTGATAATGAAGAACTTACAATATTACCCGGTAAATCTGAGATTCAAATGTATATGCCTTACTGTTCTTTAATACCTGGTGTATACAGCGCCAAAATTTATATTCGCAGGGGTGTACAGTCATTTGATATGATTGAATCTTTTAGATTTACTGTCAAAACCAACAAGACTGTCAGTAGGTGTTTATTCTATCAACCACGTACATGGAAAGTTATTAGTAGTTGA
- a CDS encoding glycosyltransferase family 2 protein has product MSQPLLSIIIPTHNRPHLIAHAVQSALEQTMDDLEVIVVDDASREPIDLPSHPRLRTIRLSQPHGGAGTRNVGLEAALGRWVTFLDDDDRLLPHMAAVSLEALSQTTLPAPVAVISGLEKVNSQGQVLETRLPPPQRLCGAHFSLEELEPGKSYNTKQTLVVEREVLHKIGGWDSSFRSRVHSELFLRLNPACSIIGLPIVTYQLYTHEGERVSRNPILRQESFLQLVRKYESLFKAHPKMFAQLVYDHAFISYKIGQKRAAFFNLCWAMQIDPFYIFPRIASRFYRSGLKKLSGAYKI; this is encoded by the coding sequence ATGAGCCAACCTCTACTTAGCATTATTATTCCTACCCACAACCGACCTCATCTAATAGCTCACGCTGTCCAAAGTGCCCTTGAGCAAACTATGGATGATTTAGAGGTCATCGTTGTTGATGACGCTTCAAGAGAGCCAATAGACTTACCAAGTCATCCTCGACTCAGGACAATTCGTTTATCACAGCCTCATGGTGGTGCGGGAACTCGTAACGTTGGTCTTGAAGCCGCCCTCGGTCGATGGGTAACATTCTTAGATGATGATGACCGACTTTTGCCCCACATGGCGGCTGTGTCCCTAGAAGCGCTGTCTCAGACCACTTTACCAGCACCAGTAGCAGTAATATCGGGCTTGGAAAAAGTAAACTCTCAAGGTCAAGTCCTAGAAACACGCCTTCCTCCACCACAGCGTCTGTGTGGCGCTCACTTTTCTTTAGAAGAACTGGAACCAGGAAAATCTTACAACACCAAGCAAACCCTGGTCGTAGAACGTGAAGTGCTTCATAAGATTGGTGGTTGGGATAGCTCATTTCGCTCTCGTGTCCACTCCGAACTCTTTTTGCGACTCAATCCGGCTTGTTCAATTATTGGTCTACCCATTGTTACTTATCAACTGTATACTCACGAGGGAGAAAGAGTTTCACGCAATCCTATACTTCGTCAAGAAAGCTTTCTACAACTTGTGCGTAAGTACGAATCACTTTTTAAAGCGCATCCGAAGATGTTTGCCCAGTTAGTCTATGACCACGCTTTCATCTCTTATAAAATTGGTCAAAAACGTGCTGCTTTCTTCAATTTATGCTGGGCAATGCAAATAGATCCATTTTATATATTTCCTCGCATCGCATCTAGGTTTTATCGGTCAGGATTGAAAAAGTTATCAGGTGCATACAAGATATAA
- a CDS encoding glycosyltransferase family 2 protein, whose protein sequence is MPKLVSVIIPCFNAEKWVAEAIDSCLKQTYSDIEIIVIDDGSTDNSLEIIKSYGNQIIWQTLLHKGGNYARNRGLYLAKGEYIQYLDADDYILPEKIERQVNFLEATDADVVYGDWRHQRHLPNGSIFLGKIEISEMQTDILASLLANWWVALAAFLYKRTAVENSDGWDETLPAAQDRDFLLSVVMNNHKVVYQSGCYSIYRRYGSVTVSTSSKSRWLKSHYLVLEKVERKLLQNNQLSMQYRHALAKSYFELARESLSIDYSQYLSFLEETLALFPEFKANSKRPVYKLVQDILGFRRAERIACQILLVKRFIYSSFVHSRGQLSITS, encoded by the coding sequence ATGCCTAAATTAGTTTCAGTAATTATACCCTGTTTCAATGCAGAAAAATGGGTAGCAGAAGCAATTGATAGTTGTTTAAAACAGACTTATTCTGATATCGAAATCATTGTCATTGATGATGGTTCTACAGACAATTCTTTAGAGATTATCAAAAGTTATGGTAATCAAATCATCTGGCAAACTTTACTTCATAAAGGAGGAAATTATGCCAGAAATAGAGGCTTATACTTAGCGAAAGGAGAATATATCCAGTATTTAGACGCAGATGATTATATCTTACCCGAAAAAATAGAACGACAAGTCAATTTCTTAGAAGCAACAGATGCAGATGTTGTTTATGGTGATTGGAGACATCAACGTCATTTACCTAATGGTTCAATTTTCTTAGGTAAGATCGAAATTTCTGAGATGCAAACAGATATCTTAGCTTCTTTACTAGCTAACTGGTGGGTTGCTCTTGCTGCTTTTCTTTATAAAAGAACCGCAGTAGAAAATAGTGATGGATGGGATGAAACCTTACCTGCGGCTCAGGACAGGGATTTTCTATTATCAGTAGTAATGAATAATCACAAGGTTGTATACCAATCTGGCTGTTATTCAATTTATAGAAGATACGGTTCTGTAACAGTTTCGACATCTTCTAAAAGCCGTTGGTTAAAAAGCCATTATTTAGTATTAGAAAAGGTAGAGAGGAAATTACTACAGAATAATCAACTTTCAATGCAGTATCGCCATGCTCTAGCCAAATCATATTTTGAACTCGCGAGAGAGTCTTTATCTATTGACTACTCACAATATTTAAGCTTTTTAGAAGAGACTTTAGCTTTATTTCCAGAGTTTAAAGCCAACAGCAAAAGGCCAGTGTATAAGCTTGTGCAAGACATTCTAGGTTTTCGACGAGCTGAAAGAATTGCCTGTCAAATTTTACTAGTGAAGCGATTTATTTATTCAAGTTTTGTTCATTCAAGAGGACAACTTAGTATTACATCTTAA
- a CDS encoding TVP38/TMEM64 family protein: MFILVLSIPLLLHIDPASAQESVNTNAFNPQMLLRNALQWIDSLGAVGALAFIGLYIIATVAFLPGSILTLGAGVIFGVVWGSVYVFIGATLGATAAFLVGRYLARSWVANKIAGNKKFAAIDQAVGTEGLKIVLLTRLSPVFPFNLLNYAFGITGVSLKDYFIGSVGMIPGTIMYVYIGSLAGNLAMIGTEAQPSNPTIQWAIRIVGLIATIAVTVYVTRIAQKALEDEVIKS; encoded by the coding sequence ATGTTCATATTAGTATTGAGCATACCTTTGTTACTGCACATAGATCCTGCCTCGGCACAAGAATCTGTAAATACAAATGCTTTTAATCCCCAAATGCTTTTACGGAATGCTTTGCAGTGGATTGATAGCCTTGGCGCGGTGGGAGCTTTAGCCTTTATTGGTCTTTATATTATTGCTACTGTTGCTTTTTTACCAGGCTCAATTTTGACTTTGGGTGCTGGTGTTATTTTTGGCGTAGTTTGGGGTTCTGTTTACGTGTTTATTGGTGCAACTCTAGGAGCTACTGCTGCTTTTCTTGTGGGACGTTATTTAGCAAGGAGTTGGGTTGCTAACAAAATTGCAGGTAACAAAAAGTTTGCTGCTATTGACCAAGCAGTCGGTACAGAAGGATTAAAAATTGTTTTATTAACGCGACTTTCCCCAGTATTTCCCTTCAATTTATTGAATTACGCCTTTGGAATCACCGGAGTTTCACTCAAAGACTACTTTATTGGCTCTGTAGGGATGATTCCTGGAACTATAATGTACGTTTATATTGGTTCACTGGCTGGTAATCTGGCCATGATTGGTACAGAAGCTCAACCCAGCAACCCCACTATACAATGGGCAATTCGGATTGTCGGTTTGATCGCCACGATCGCAGTTACAGTTTATGTTACGCGTATTGCTCAAAAAGCTCTAGAAGATGAAGTAATTAAAAGTTAA
- a CDS encoding mercuric reductase, giving the protein MSNAERVIVRPVDEYNQKLVSNVHPPNWVNPQPADCYDLVVIGAGTAGLVVAAGAAGLDLGLKVALIEKHLMGGDCLNVGCVPSKTVIRSARVVGEIWDAKNLGINIPQQIDVDFPAVMARMRRVRSGISHNDSAERFQSLGVDVFLGSGKFAGQNTVEVDGKILKFKKAVIATGARAARLSIPGIEEAGYLTNETVFSLIQRPERLAVIGGGPIGCELAQAFRRLGCEVVLFHSGSHLLNKEDADAAEIVQNVLVQEGIRLVLNCQLQEVATVTEGKRLYFSVNGHRDSITVDEILVGAGRAPNVEGLNLEVVGVEYDQRQGVKVNDYLQTTNPRIYAAGDICMNWKFTHAADAAARIVIKNTLFSPFGLGRSKLSDLVMPWVTYTDPEIAHVGMYEHQAQKMGIDVTTIKIPFSSVDRAITDNEESGFVKIHHKKGSDEIIGATIVAAHAGEMISEVTTAIVNKIGLSKLSSVIHPYPTQAEAIKKAADAYRRTLLTPRTKKLLGFLTKLS; this is encoded by the coding sequence ATGTCCAATGCAGAGCGAGTCATAGTCCGCCCAGTAGATGAATATAATCAAAAATTGGTTTCTAATGTCCATCCGCCTAATTGGGTAAATCCCCAGCCTGCTGATTGTTACGACTTGGTGGTAATTGGTGCTGGAACGGCGGGATTAGTTGTAGCTGCTGGTGCTGCGGGACTGGATTTAGGCTTAAAAGTAGCCTTGATTGAAAAGCATCTTATGGGTGGAGATTGCTTGAATGTTGGTTGCGTACCATCTAAAACTGTGATTCGCTCGGCTCGCGTAGTTGGTGAAATCTGGGATGCCAAAAATTTGGGAATTAATATTCCTCAACAAATTGATGTTGATTTTCCTGCTGTGATGGCGCGGATGCGACGGGTAAGATCTGGTATTAGCCATAATGACTCGGCTGAACGTTTTCAATCTCTGGGAGTAGATGTTTTTTTGGGTAGCGGTAAATTTGCCGGTCAGAATACCGTAGAAGTTGACGGCAAAATTCTTAAGTTTAAAAAAGCAGTAATTGCTACTGGAGCCAGAGCCGCACGGCTTTCAATTCCTGGAATCGAAGAGGCAGGATATCTAACTAATGAAACAGTATTTTCCCTCATCCAGCGACCGGAACGATTGGCGGTAATTGGTGGCGGCCCTATCGGTTGCGAATTGGCTCAGGCTTTTCGGCGGTTGGGTTGTGAGGTGGTACTTTTTCATAGTGGTTCTCACCTCTTGAATAAAGAAGATGCTGATGCTGCGGAAATTGTCCAAAATGTCTTGGTTCAAGAAGGAATACGCTTGGTATTAAATTGTCAGTTGCAAGAGGTAGCAACTGTCACCGAAGGCAAGCGACTTTATTTTTCTGTGAATGGTCATCGAGATTCTATAACTGTAGATGAGATTTTAGTGGGTGCGGGACGTGCGCCAAATGTGGAAGGACTAAATTTAGAAGTTGTAGGAGTAGAGTACGACCAACGTCAAGGCGTGAAGGTCAATGATTACCTGCAAACCACGAATCCCAGAATTTATGCTGCTGGTGATATCTGCATGAATTGGAAGTTTACCCATGCAGCCGATGCCGCAGCGCGAATTGTCATTAAGAATACGCTGTTTTCTCCTTTTGGTTTGGGACGCTCTAAATTGAGTGACCTAGTGATGCCGTGGGTAACATATACTGACCCCGAAATTGCTCATGTGGGAATGTACGAACACCAAGCGCAGAAAATGGGTATTGATGTAACTACAATTAAAATTCCTTTTAGTAGTGTAGATCGAGCGATCACAGATAATGAAGAGTCAGGATTTGTCAAAATTCACCACAAAAAAGGATCTGATGAAATTATCGGTGCAACTATAGTCGCCGCTCATGCAGGCGAGATGATTTCAGAAGTGACTACAGCAATTGTCAATAAAATCGGTTTGAGTAAATTAAGCAGTGTAATTCATCCTTATCCAACTCAAGCTGAAGCAATTAAAAAGGCGGCAGACGCTTATCGGCGTACACTGTTGACACCTCGTACTAAAAAATTATTAGGATTTTTGACGAAGCTTTCTTGA
- the mgtE gene encoding magnesium transporter, with amino-acid sequence MTETNNLNSILHNVTRRELRDLVRTQLQMLLEAGDLQGAKAILVPVQPADIAEAIEGLPEAMHALAFRLLSKTEAIEVYEYLDYSVQEHLITELKSQDVRDIVDKMSPDDRARLFDELPAKVVNRLLEQLSPGEREATAQLLGYEADTAGRIMTPEVISLKENFTVGVALERIRTLANASEMIYYLYVTDSARQLTGMLSLRDLVTSQPDEPIGEIMTRDVVYVHTDTDQEEVARLIQRYDFLAVPVVDREHRLVGIVTVDDVIDILQQETTEDIYALGGGVQSDGDNYFQMNLLQVARKRVVWLFVLLITNTITGTIIKSQEDILAKVVTLTAFIPLLTGTGGNVGAQSSTVVIRGMNTDEIRSLGALQVVGREAIAGALLGGMLGTIATVWAYFLQGRIEVAIAVGVSLVAISVLASISGSALPFLFRFLRLDPALMSAPFITTAVDVLGVLIYFNLARVILNL; translated from the coding sequence TTGACTGAGACGAACAATTTAAACTCTATTCTTCATAATGTCACCCGTAGAGAACTGCGGGATTTAGTGCGGACTCAGTTGCAAATGTTGTTAGAGGCAGGAGACTTGCAGGGAGCAAAAGCTATTCTTGTGCCTGTGCAGCCTGCGGATATTGCTGAGGCAATTGAAGGATTGCCAGAAGCAATGCACGCTTTGGCTTTTCGCTTGCTTTCTAAGACTGAAGCGATTGAGGTTTATGAATATCTTGATTACAGTGTTCAAGAACATTTAATTACAGAACTCAAAAGTCAGGATGTTCGAGACATTGTAGATAAAATGTCACCGGATGACCGAGCTAGGTTATTTGACGAATTACCAGCAAAAGTTGTCAATCGTTTGTTAGAGCAACTGAGTCCAGGAGAACGTGAAGCTACAGCCCAACTTTTGGGTTATGAAGCTGATACTGCTGGGCGAATCATGACACCAGAGGTGATCTCTTTAAAGGAAAATTTTACAGTTGGTGTTGCTTTAGAACGGATTCGCACCCTTGCTAATGCTAGCGAGATGATTTATTACCTCTACGTTACTGATAGTGCGAGGCAATTGACTGGGATGTTATCACTACGAGATTTGGTGACATCTCAGCCAGATGAACCAATTGGCGAAATTATGACTCGTGATGTGGTATATGTCCATACAGATACAGACCAAGAAGAAGTAGCTAGATTAATCCAAAGATATGACTTTTTGGCTGTACCAGTTGTAGATCGAGAACACCGTTTAGTAGGTATTGTCACCGTCGATGATGTAATTGATATTCTGCAACAAGAAACTACTGAAGATATCTACGCTTTAGGTGGTGGTGTGCAGTCTGATGGTGACAATTATTTTCAGATGAATTTATTGCAAGTTGCCCGCAAGCGTGTTGTCTGGTTATTTGTTTTACTGATTACTAATACAATTACTGGCACAATTATTAAGTCACAAGAGGATATTTTGGCAAAAGTGGTAACACTAACAGCATTTATTCCTTTGTTGACAGGTACGGGCGGTAATGTAGGCGCTCAGTCTTCGACAGTGGTAATTCGGGGGATGAACACCGATGAGATCCGATCGCTTGGTGCATTGCAAGTGGTAGGGCGCGAAGCGATCGCTGGGGCTTTATTAGGAGGAATGTTAGGCACAATCGCTACTGTCTGGGCTTACTTTTTGCAAGGACGGATAGAAGTAGCGATCGCAGTAGGCGTTAGTTTAGTAGCTATTTCTGTTTTAGCTTCTATTTCTGGTTCCGCACTACCATTTTTGTTCCGTTTTTTGCGTTTAGATCCAGCTTTAATGTCAGCGCCGTTTATTACTACAGCCGTTGACGTACTTGGCGTTTTGATTTACTTTAATTTGGCGCGGGTAATTTTAAACTTATGA
- a CDS encoding SDR family oxidoreductase, with the protein MPASDKEKLQPPQEQKPPGVESKMQPKPKADDAQYQGSGKLQDKVALITGGDSGIGRAVAIAFAKEGANVAIVYLNEHDDAKETKNLVEKQGRRALAIAGDITEEAFCQQAVQQTVDEFGKLDILVNNAAEQHPQKSIEDISKEQLERTFSTNIFSMFFMTKAALKHLQKGSTIVNTTSVTAYKGNQQLLDYSSTKGAIVAFTRSLSQNLVSKGIRVNAVAPGPIWTPLIPSTFPEEKVETFGKQVPMQRAGQPEEVAPSYVFLASDDASYMSGQVLHPNGGEIING; encoded by the coding sequence ATGCCAGCATCAGACAAAGAAAAATTACAGCCACCACAGGAACAAAAACCACCTGGTGTAGAATCAAAAATGCAGCCAAAACCAAAAGCAGATGATGCTCAGTATCAGGGTAGTGGCAAGTTGCAAGATAAAGTAGCATTAATTACGGGTGGAGATAGTGGTATTGGTCGTGCTGTGGCGATCGCATTCGCTAAAGAAGGTGCTAATGTAGCGATCGTTTACCTTAACGAACATGACGATGCTAAAGAAACCAAAAATTTAGTAGAAAAACAAGGTCGTCGGGCGTTAGCCATAGCAGGCGACATCACCGAAGAAGCTTTTTGTCAACAAGCTGTACAGCAAACGGTAGATGAGTTTGGTAAACTAGATATTCTCGTCAATAATGCTGCCGAACAGCATCCCCAAAAAAGCATTGAAGATATTAGTAAAGAACAGTTAGAACGTACGTTCAGTACTAACATTTTCTCTATGTTTTTTATGACTAAAGCAGCATTAAAACATTTACAAAAAGGCAGCACCATAGTTAATACTACATCAGTTACAGCTTATAAAGGCAATCAGCAGCTACTTGATTATTCTTCTACAAAAGGTGCAATTGTAGCTTTTACTCGCTCTTTGTCACAAAATTTAGTCAGCAAAGGGATTCGGGTAAATGCTGTAGCACCGGGGCCAATTTGGACACCTTTAATTCCCTCAACTTTTCCCGAAGAGAAAGTGGAAACTTTTGGGAAACAAGTGCCGATGCAACGAGCCGGACAACCAGAAGAAGTTGCGCCTAGCTATGTGTTTTTAGCTTCTGATGATGCTTCTTATATGTCTGGTCAAGTTTTACATCCCAATGGTGGAGAAATAATTAACGGTTGA
- a CDS encoding DUF1802 family protein, whose protein sequence is MNQLFSIPTALCLSVPDIEALIQGRTIAALPKMFIRPGQRFVIYPADSSVLIKAWAKCEFCQILDETQPLEILSQLTIWTPKLLKEILQQQKHLFLAYLRVYQLPQLQEISVNTNIQEKLGKFVSLPSSLTVSEEKPVLNDHTFAQRKQQLENRQPPLHPELEELQSQVSQLANINSAAKELDHDIKLFLGWSNEQPTNPLDLDLPWIQKIAEVGNSSDGHAFEKLVRRGLLKLGFTGSGLDPDGTGGAGGMDFYTEQPYAIVGECKATKTEKVNDGTPAQLLKIGMNHLGKFQYDNSIKLIVAAGELNFYALRTATENQMNVISPETLQKLVELQAHYKNSINLLEMKEYLQQAPFGSAEDKLNTYIDKVEQSIKLRSHIIQLVKKHLEKTGDIDVGVDALHVVYIYDNPPQSLKTAEMHEILIELSSPLTGYLGRKKGGDWKSDRFYFLRNLLISTES, encoded by the coding sequence ATGAATCAGCTGTTCTCAATTCCAACAGCACTGTGTCTATCCGTCCCTGATATTGAAGCCTTAATACAGGGACGAACAATTGCAGCTTTACCCAAGATGTTTATTCGTCCTGGACAGAGATTTGTAATTTATCCTGCGGACTCTTCAGTTTTGATTAAAGCTTGGGCTAAGTGTGAATTTTGCCAAATTTTAGACGAAACTCAGCCATTAGAGATTTTGTCTCAACTAACAATATGGACACCAAAATTGCTAAAGGAGATACTACAGCAACAAAAGCATCTTTTCCTGGCTTATTTGCGTGTCTATCAATTACCTCAGTTACAAGAAATATCAGTTAATACAAACATTCAAGAAAAGCTAGGCAAATTTGTTAGTTTACCTAGTTCTTTAACGGTTTCTGAAGAAAAGCCAGTATTAAACGATCACACCTTCGCCCAACGCAAGCAACAATTAGAAAACAGACAGCCACCGCTGCATCCTGAATTAGAAGAATTGCAGAGTCAAGTATCACAATTAGCCAATATAAATTCAGCAGCTAAAGAATTAGACCACGATATCAAATTATTTTTAGGTTGGAGTAATGAACAACCAACAAATCCATTAGATTTAGACTTACCTTGGATTCAAAAAATTGCTGAAGTTGGGAACTCTAGCGATGGACATGCATTTGAAAAATTAGTTCGTAGAGGATTACTAAAATTGGGCTTTACAGGTTCAGGTTTAGATCCAGATGGAACTGGTGGTGCAGGAGGCATGGATTTTTACACCGAACAACCTTATGCAATAGTAGGAGAGTGCAAGGCGACTAAAACTGAAAAGGTTAATGATGGTACACCTGCACAACTACTAAAAATAGGTATGAACCATCTTGGTAAATTTCAGTATGACAATTCAATTAAATTAATTGTAGCCGCTGGAGAACTAAATTTTTACGCTTTAAGAACAGCTACCGAAAATCAAATGAATGTTATTAGTCCTGAAACACTACAAAAATTAGTTGAGCTGCAAGCACACTACAAAAATTCTATTAATTTGTTAGAAATGAAAGAGTATTTGCAACAAGCTCCTTTTGGTTCAGCAGAAGATAAACTTAATACTTACATCGATAAAGTTGAACAATCTATAAAGTTGCGATCGCACATCATTCAACTTGTCAAAAAGCATTTAGAAAAAACAGGTGATATCGATGTCGGAGTGGATGCCCTTCATGTAGTGTATATTTATGACAATCCACCACAGTCGTTAAAAACAGCAGAAATGCACGAAATTTTGATTGAACTTTCCTCACCCTTAACAGGTTATTTAGGACGAAAAAAAGGTGGTGATTGGAAAAGCGATCGCTTTTATTTTTTACGAAATTTATTAATTAGCACCGAATCATAA